The following coding sequences lie in one Glycine max cultivar Williams 82 chromosome 19, Glycine_max_v4.0, whole genome shotgun sequence genomic window:
- the ARF gene encoding ADP-ribosylation factor, whose amino-acid sequence MGLSFTKLFSRLFAKKEMRILMVGLDAAGKTTILYKLKLGEIVTTIPTIGFNVETVEYKNISFTVWDVGGQDKIRPLWRHYFQNTQGLIFVVDSNDRDRVVEARDELHRMLNEDELRDAVLLVFANKQDLPNAMNAAEITDKLGLHSLRQRHWYIQSTCATSGEGLYEGLDWLSNNIASKA is encoded by the exons ATGGGGTTGTCGTTCACGAAGCTGTTCAGCAGGTTGTTTGCGAAGAAGGAAATGAGGATTCTGATGGTAGGTCTCGATGCTGCTGGTAAGACAACCATCTTGTACAAGCTCAAGCTTGGAGAAATCGTCACCACTATCCCCACCATCG GATTTAATGTTGAGACTGTGGAGTACAAGAACATCAGCTTCACTGTGTGGGATGTTGGTGGTCAGGACAAG ATCCGTCCACTGTGGAGGCATTATTTCCAGAACACTCAGGGTCTCATTTTTGTGGTTGATAGCAATGATAGAGATCGAGTGGTTGAGGCAAGGGATGAGCTGCACAGAATGTTGAATGAG GATGAACTTAGAGATGCTGTTTTGCTTGTTTTTGCCAACAAGCAAGATCTTCCTAATGCAATGAATGCTGCAGAAATAACTGACAAGCTTGGACTTCATTCACTCCGTCAACGCCACTG GTATATCCAGAGCACTTGTGCAACTTCTGGAGAGGGTCTCTATGAGGGTTTGGACTGGCTTTCTAACAACATTGCCAGCAAA GCATGA
- the LOC100820176 gene encoding mitogen-activated protein kinase kinase 3: protein MSGLEELRKKLAPLFDAEKGFSSSSTLDPCDSYTFSDGGTVNLLSRSYGVYNINELGLQKCTSRSVDETDHSEKTYKCCSHEMRIFGAIGSGASSVVQRAIHIPTHRILALKKINIFEKEKRQQLLTEIRTLCEAPCYEGLVEFHGAFYTPDSGQISIALEYMDGGSLADILRMHRRIPEPILSSMFQKLLHGLSYLHGVRHLVHRDIKPANLLVNLKGEPKITDFGISAGLENSVAMCATFVGTVTYMSPERIRNENYSYPADIWSLGLALFECGTGEFPYTANEGPVNLMLQILDDPSPSPLKNKFSPEFCSFVDACLQKDPDTRPTAEQLLSHPFITKYEDAKVDLAGFVRSVFDPTQRMKDLADMLTIHYYLLFDGPDDLWQHTRNLYSESSIFSFSGKQHRGPSNIFTSLSSIRTTLVGDWPPEKLVHVVERLQCRTHGEDGVAIRVSGSFIIGNQFLICGDGIQVEGLPNFKDLGIDIPSKRMGTFHEQFIVEPTSLIGCEPTSLIGCYTIVKQELYINQ, encoded by the exons ATGTCTGGGTTGGAGGAATTGAGAAAAAAGCTTGCACCTTTATTTGATGCCGAGAAGGGTTTCTCATCAAGTTCAACATTGGACCCTTGTGATTCTTACACA TTCTCGGATGGTGGGACTGTTAACTTGTTGAGTAGATCATATGGGGTTTACAATATCAACGAGCTTGGGTTGCAGAAGTGCACATCTAGGTCCGTGGATGAAACTGATCACAGTGAGAAAACGTATAAGTGTTGTTCCCATGAGATGAGAATATTTGGAGCAATAGGGAGTGGTGCCAGTAGTGTTGTGCAGAGAGCTATACATATACCAACACATAGGATTCTGGCATTAAAGAAGATCAACATCTTCGAGAAG GAGAAAAGGCAGCAGCTCCTTACTGAGATAAGGACATTATGCGAAGCACCATGTTATGAGGGTCTTGTAGAATTTCACGGGGCATTTTACACCCCAGACTCTGGACAGATAAGCATAGCTTTGGAGTACATGGATGGAGGATCGCTTGCAGATATTTTGCGAATGCATAGAAGAATACCTGAACCTATTCTATCTTCCATGTTTCAGAAGCTCCTGCAT GGTCTAAGCTATCTCCATGGAGTCAGACATCTAGTTCACAGAGACATAAAGCCTGCCAATCTACTAGTAAATCTTAAGGGGGAGCCAAAGATTACTGATTTTGGTATTAGTGCTGGCTTAGAGAATTCAGTGGCAATG TGTGCTACATTTGTTGGAACTGTTACATACATGTCGCCTGAGAGGATTCGAAATGAAAACTATTCTTATCCAGCTGATATTTGGAGCCTTGGTCTTGCTCTTTTTGAGTGTGGGACAGGAGAATTCCCGTATACTGCAAATGAAGGTCCTGTCAATCTTATGTTGCAG ATCCTGGATGATCCATCACCATCACCATTGAAAAACAAGTTTTCACCTGAATTCTGCTCCTTTGTTGATGCTTGCTTACAAAAGGATCCAGATACCAGGCCAACAGCAGAGCAG CTGCTTTCGCACCCCTTTATCACAAAGTATGAGGATGCCAAGGTCGATTTGGCAGGATTTGTTCGAAGCGTTTTTGATCCTACACAAAGAATGAAGGATTTAGCAGAT ATGTTGACAATACATTATTACTTGCTATTTGATGGACCTGATGATTTGTGGCAACATACAAGGAATTTATATAGCGAAAGCTCAATTTTCAG TTTCTCTGGGAAACAACATCGTGGTCCAAGTAATATCTTTACATCTCTATCAAGTATTAGAACTACATTGGTTGGTGACTGGCCTCCTGAAAAGTTGGTGCATGTTGTTGAGAGGCTCCAATGCCGCACTCACGGTGAAGATGGAGTTGCAATTAGGGTATCAGGATCCTTCATAATTGGAAATCAGTTCCTCATATGTGGAGATGGCATTCAAGTAGAGGGCTTGCCAAACTTCAAGGATCTTGGAATTGACATTcctagcaaaagaatgggtacATTTCATGAACAGTTCATTGTGGAACCAACAAGCCTTATTGGATGCGAACCAACTAGCCTTATTGGATGCTACACCATTGTCAAACAAGAGCTATACATTAACCAGTAA